The Lutibacter profundi genome includes a region encoding these proteins:
- a CDS encoding acyl-CoA thioesterase, with translation MNFEITFNTKWSDFDPNRHMRHTAYNDYAAEVRVRFFQAHGLSITEFAKLNIGPILFKEETSFFKEIHIGENITVKMELEGVSNGIERWRFNHQIFNEKGELSAEIKVYGAWIDLVKRKLTAPPQKFVTIFENLPKTSNFKKIELRKKNL, from the coding sequence TTGAATTTCGAAATTACTTTCAATACAAAATGGTCAGATTTTGACCCAAACAGGCATATGCGTCACACGGCTTACAATGATTATGCTGCTGAAGTTAGAGTGCGTTTTTTTCAAGCGCATGGCCTTTCAATAACAGAGTTTGCAAAATTAAATATTGGCCCTATTTTATTTAAAGAAGAAACCTCTTTTTTTAAAGAAATTCACATCGGCGAAAATATTACTGTTAAAATGGAATTAGAAGGTGTTTCTAATGGTATTGAACGTTGGCGTTTTAACCATCAAATATTCAACGAAAAAGGAGAACTCTCTGCGGAAATAAAGGTGTATGGAGCTTGGATAGATTTAGTAAAACGCAAACTAACTGCTCCTCCTCAAAAATTTGTTACAATTTTTGAGAACTTACCTAAGACAAGCAATTTTAAAAAAATTGAATTAAGAAAAAAGAACCTTTAA